The Actinocorallia herbida DNA window GCTGGGCACGTCCGCGTTCGCAGTGGTCCTCGACCGGTGGATCTTCAGCATGCCGTCGTTCGAGGTGCTCGGTATCCGGATCGCGTTCTTCGACCAGGGCGCCGTGAACGTCGCGGGGCCCACGCTGTTCGGCTTCACCCTCGACACCGAGTCCGAACTGCTCATCCTCGCCGCGATCGCGCTCGCGCTCACCTCGATCGGGGTCGCCGGGCTGCGGCGCGGCAGGTTCGGACGGCGGCTCATCGCGCTGCGCGACAGCGAGGCCGCCTACGCGACCCTCGGCGGCAACCTGCTGGCCGCCCGGGTCGGCGTGTTCGCGCTCGCCGCGGGCATCGCCGGACTCGGCGGCGCCCTCTACGGGATGCAGCAGCGGGCCGTCACCCCGGAGCAGTTCTCGTTCACCGCGGGGCTCCCGCTGTTCCTCGTCGCGGTGATCGCCGGACTCGGATCGGTCGGGGCCGGGCTGTTCACCGGCGTCGCGTTCCTCGGCCCGATGCACGGCCTGGCGCTGCTCGGGCCCTGGGCGTCCAACGTGCTGTCGCTGCTGCCCAGCCTCGCCGGGCTCGGCCTCGCGCGCAGCCCCGACGGCATCATCGGCGGCTTCCGCGAGCAGTGGGCGCCGCTCGGCCGCGACCGCGTCGCGCTCCCGCTGCTCCTCGCCGCCCTCGCGGGCGCCTGGGGGCTGCGGCTCGGCGACGTCGTCGGCGGGTGGGGCTTCACGCTCATCGCGCTCGTCGCCGCGCTGCTGCTGCGCACCTGGGCCGCCGCGCGGGAGACCGCGCGGAACGTGCCCGCGACCCCTGAGATCCCCGTCGAATGGTGGGGACTGCGCCGTCCGTGGCGCGCCGAGGACGAGGAGGTGCTGGCCCGTGGCGTCGCTGGAGGTTAGCGGAGTGACCGTCGCGTTCGGCGGCCACCGCGCGCTGGACGGGGTCGCGATGACGGCCGAGGAAGGGCACGTCACCGGCCTCATCGGACCGAACGGGGCGGGCAAGAGCACCCTGTTCGACGTCGTGTCCGGACTGCGCAGGCCGTCGGCCGGGCGGGTCTCGCTCGGCGGCAGGGACGTGACCGGGCTCGGGCCCTCGCGACGGGCCAGGCGCGGGCTCGCCCGGACGTTCCAGCGGCTCGAACTGTTCGGCCGGCTGAGCGTCCGGGACAACCTGCGCGTCGCCGCGGAACTAGGGCCGGAACGGCGCAAGGCCGACGCCGCCGTCACCGGCCTCATCGAGCGGCTCGGACTCGGCGCGGTCGCCGACGACCACGTCGACACCCTCCCGACCGGGCTCGCCCGGCTCGTCGAGGTCGGCCGGGCCCTCGCGGTGCGGCCGACCCTGCTCCTGCTGGACGAGCCGGCGGCCGGGCAGGACGCCGACGAGACCGAGCGCTTCGCGGCGCTCCTCCGCTCGGTCGCCTCCGACGGCACCGCGGTCGTCCTGGTCGAGCACGACATGGGCCTCGTCATGTCCGTCTGCGACCGGGTCCACGTGCTGGACCTCGGCAAGATCATCGCGGCCGGGACGCCCGAGGAGATCCGCCGCGACGAGCTGGTACTCGCCGCCTATCTGGGGGACGCATGAGCGCGCTGCTGGAACTGCGCGGCGTCCGCGCCGCCTACGACAGGATCACCGTCCTGCACGGCGTCGACCTCACCGTCGGCCCCGGCCAGGTCGTCGCGCTGCTCGGGCCGAACGGCGCGGGCAAGACCACCACGCTGAAGGTCGCCGCCGGAATCCACCCGGCGTCGTCCGGCAGGCTCGTCCTCGGCGGCCGGGACGTCACCGGGGCCGCCCCGCGCGACCTCGCCCGCGCCGGGCTGTGCCTCATCCCGGAAGGCAGGGGAGTGTTCCCGAACCTCTCCGTCCGGGACAACCTCCTGATGATGACCTTCACCGGGCGTGCCCGGGAGGAGATCGAGGAGATCGCCTTCACCCGCTTCCCCGTCCTGGCGAAGCGGGCCGGGCAGACCGCGGGCACCCTGTCCGGGGGCGAGCAGCAGATGCTCGCCCTCGCCCGCGGCCTCGCCACCGACCCCGCGGTGCTGCTGCTCGACGAACTGTCGATGGGCCTCGCGCCCCTCGTCGTCGCCCGGCTCTACGAGCAGGTCGCCGAGATCGCCGCCTCCGGCGTCGCGGTGCTCGTCGTCGAGCAGTTCGCCGCCGCGGTCCTCGGCATCGCCGACCACGCGGCGGTCCTCGTCCGCGGCCGGATCGAACGCCAGGGCAGCCCCGACGACGGCCTCCGCGCCGAACTCTCATCCCTCTACCTGGGGAGCGCCACATGACCGACACCCAGCTGCCGAGCGCCGAATCGCGGGCCGACCGCTTCGCCCGCGAGATGGCCGAACTGAAGATCCCCGACCCCGCCGCGGGCCGCGCCGCGCTCTGGCTGCGCCTCGGCGGCGGCCTCATGGCGCTCGGCCTCGTGCTGGGCGCGGTGGGCTACCTCCTCGCCCACGGCACCACCGACCCCCTCGCCCAGCGCGACGCACTCGCGCTCGGCCTCGCCGGGGTGTCGGCCAGCGTCGTCGGCGCCGCCCTGTTCGTGCGCTACTCCCTCACCGGGTTCCTGCGGTTCTGGATGGCCCGGCAGTCCTTCGACCTGGCCCGGCTCACCGAAAGCCTCGGCGGGCCCCGCGACTAAAGGAGACGAACCATGACAGCACCGCGCTCCGGCGAACAGCTCGCCAGCACCGTGTGCGGCACCCGGGTGGTCGTCGTACGCGCCCCGGCCGACGCCTCCGGCGTCCTGGCCTGCGGCGGCAGCCCCATGGTGGCCGCGGCCTCCGCCGCGAAACCCGGCGCGCCCACCCCGGCGGGGCAGGCCGTGACGCTCCTCGGCAAGCGCTACACCGACGCCGCCGGGACCCTCGAACTGCTCTGCACGTCCGCCGGGACGGGCGAGCTGACCTACGACGGCGAGCCGCTCACGCTCAAGGCCGCCAAACCCCTTCCCGCCTCGGACTGAAAGGACTGATGGCCATGAACCGCGACGACATGATCCTCATCAGCGTCGACGACCACATCATCGAACCGCCCGACATGTTCGTGAACCACCTCCCGGCCAAGTACAAGGACGACGCCCCCCAGCTCGTCCACCGGGAGGACGGCACCGATGTCTGGAAGTTCCGCGACACGGTCATCCCCAACGCGGCGCTCAACGCCGTCGCGGGACGCCCCAAGACCGAGTACGGCATGGAGCCGCAGGGCCTCGACGAGATCCGGCCCGGGTGCTACGACGTGCACGAGCGCGTCAAGGACATGAACGCGGGCGGCATCCTCGGGTCGATGAACTTCCCGTCGTTCCCCGGCTTCGCCGCGCGCCTGTTCGCCACCGAGGACCCCGACTTCTCGATGGCGCTCGTCCGCGCCTACAACGACTGGCACATCGACGAGTGGTGCGGCCAGTACCCGGGCCGCTTCATCCCGATGGCGCTGCCCGCGATCTGGGACCCGCAGCTGTGCGCCGACGAGGTCCGCCGCGTCGCCGCCAAGGGCTGCCACTCCCTCACCTTCACCGAGAATCCCGCCGCGCTCGGCTACCCGAGCTTCCACAACGAGCACTGGGACCCGTTGTGGAAGGCCCTCACCGACACCGGCACGATCCTCAACGTGCACATCGGCTCGTCGGGCCGCCTCACGATCCCGTCGGTCGACGGCCCGCCGGACGTGATGATCACGCTGCAGCCGATGAACATCGTCTCGGCCGCCGCCGACCTGCTGTGGTCCCGGGTCATCAAGGAGTTCCCGACCATCAAGATCGCGCTGTCCGAGGGCGGCACGGGCTGGATCCCCTACTTCCTCGAGCGCGTCGACCGGACCTTCGAGATGCACGCGACCTGGACGCTCCAGGACTTCGGCGGGCGCCTCCCGTCGGAGGTCTTCCGCGACCACTTCCTCACCTGCTTCATCAGCGACCCGCTCGGCGTCCGGCTCCGGCACGACATCGGCATCGACAACATCTGCTGGGAGGCCGACTACCCGCACAGCGACTCGATGTGGCCGAACGCCCCCGAGGAGCTGCACGAGGTGCTCACCAAGTACGACGTGTCCGACGGCGACATCAACAAGATGACGCACGAGAACGCGATCCGCTGGTACCAGTTCGATCCGTTCGCGCACGTGCCGCGCGAGCAGGCCACCGTCGGCGCGCTGCGGGCCGCCTCGCCCGGCCACGACGTGAGCATC harbors:
- a CDS encoding ABC transporter ATP-binding protein, which translates into the protein MTVAFGGHRALDGVAMTAEEGHVTGLIGPNGAGKSTLFDVVSGLRRPSAGRVSLGGRDVTGLGPSRRARRGLARTFQRLELFGRLSVRDNLRVAAELGPERRKADAAVTGLIERLGLGAVADDHVDTLPTGLARLVEVGRALAVRPTLLLLDEPAAGQDADETERFAALLRSVASDGTAVVLVEHDMGLVMSVCDRVHVLDLGKIIAAGTPEEIRRDELVLAAYLGDA
- a CDS encoding ABC transporter ATP-binding protein, which codes for MSALLELRGVRAAYDRITVLHGVDLTVGPGQVVALLGPNGAGKTTTLKVAAGIHPASSGRLVLGGRDVTGAAPRDLARAGLCLIPEGRGVFPNLSVRDNLLMMTFTGRAREEIEEIAFTRFPVLAKRAGQTAGTLSGGEQQMLALARGLATDPAVLLLDELSMGLAPLVVARLYEQVAEIAASGVAVLVVEQFAAAVLGIADHAAVLVRGRIERQGSPDDGLRAELSSLYLGSAT
- a CDS encoding amidohydrolase family protein, with product MNRDDMILISVDDHIIEPPDMFVNHLPAKYKDDAPQLVHREDGTDVWKFRDTVIPNAALNAVAGRPKTEYGMEPQGLDEIRPGCYDVHERVKDMNAGGILGSMNFPSFPGFAARLFATEDPDFSMALVRAYNDWHIDEWCGQYPGRFIPMALPAIWDPQLCADEVRRVAAKGCHSLTFTENPAALGYPSFHNEHWDPLWKALTDTGTILNVHIGSSGRLTIPSVDGPPDVMITLQPMNIVSAAADLLWSRVIKEFPTIKIALSEGGTGWIPYFLERVDRTFEMHATWTLQDFGGRLPSEVFRDHFLTCFISDPLGVRLRHDIGIDNICWEADYPHSDSMWPNAPEELHEVLTKYDVSDGDINKMTHENAIRWYQFDPFAHVPREQATVGALRAASPGHDVSIQSRSHRVIAPEEKLEGFRQRARAATARAAQ